gtgcttactctgtcttactatcgtactttcgcgaacctctctcacacgtattactcttgttatgaagaaccatgtctggacgcgttaacatgacacaagcccagttgacggctttgatcaacgaacgagttgccgcagcgctcgcagctgcacacgcaggaggtatatcctgcagtccgaaattgtcctaggatcatttggatcctactctcgtgaaccaacctttgtgttaaactctgtcttttctttcacctaccttaggtcagtatgctcaggcaccggtgtgcacttttaagacctttatggactgtcgacccacgacttttagcggcactgaaggagcagtaggtctcctacactggtttgagaaactggagtctgtgttcgaaatgtgtgaatgccctgaggcgcgcagggtaaagtatgctactggtactctcgagggtttggctctcacgtggtggaatgctcaagtgcagatgttagggttggttgctgccaacgccaccccatgggaaaacttcaaggaaatgatcagggaggaatactgcagtcgtgacgacattcacaaactggaagatgagttctataatcttaagatgtcgggatcagaaattgaggcatacactaagagatcgcatgagcttgccttgttgtgtcctactatggtggatcccccgtataagcgaattgaactctatctcaagggcttggtgccagagatccaaagtcatgtgacttcagcgaggttgactactatccagcaggtcgtacagttggctcaccgtctcactgaccaagcggtggagcagaacaagttaccgaagcgtataggtgctgcaactacttctggtgcttctagtggggataaacggaaatgggatggaacttcaagcaggggttcaacttcagtgcaaactcagtctcagcaaagaaagacggacgatcacaagagccccagtcagcagtcgtctggtggtcaaagtcatggtggatacaaggggaatcaccccaagtgcaatcgttgcagcttacatcacagtgggccatgcaccaggggcaactgtcatcgatgcaacaagcctggccatgttgcaaaggattgcaggagcgcatatcctgccaatcagaatcgtcagcaacctcagcagaaccagcgacagcagcagggtaacaacaaagggtgctttcagtgtggagctgaaggccacttcaagaaggattgtccccaactgaatcagaacaacaacaacaatcaggggaatggtaacaatgggaacaacaacaacaatggtgctaggggacgagtgttcgtgattggtcaaggtgaagcaaggaatgatcccaacgtggtgacgggtaagttccttctcgacgacttttatgttacagtcttatttgattcgggtgccgatactagctatgtgtcactagaagttagtaagatgcttaagcgtattcctacacccctgagcgacaagcacaccgtagagctagctaatggtaagagcttggaagcctcacacgtagtcaagggttgtcagcttattctcgctaaccagaccttctctattgatcttatacctattgtcttgggtagtttcgacgttgtcattgggatggattggttatcccaacaccgagcagagattctttgtaacgagaagatcgttcgtattcctggtttaggtggtgaacctctcatgattcgtggcgacaagagaagtgctgttgagaacattatctctcttcttaaggcccagaaatgcttacgaaagggccacactgcgattttggctttagttactgacaccacagaacaggagaagaagctagaagattatccagttgtacgcgactatcctgaggtattccctgaggaattacctggtcttccgccccatcgccaagtcgagtttcagattgatctagctcctggagccgcgcctgtagcccgtgcaccttatcgtttagcgccatcagaattggaagaactctccacgcaactacaagaactcttagataaaggttttattcgtcctagctcatcgccttggggagctccagtgttatttgtgaagaagaaggatggtaccttcagaatgtgtatcgactatcgcgaactcaacaaggtgactgtgaagaatcgttatcctctaccgcgtattgacgacttgttcgaccagttgcaggggtcgagctactattcaaagatcgatctgagatcgggatatcaccagctgagagttcgggaagaggatgtctctaagacggcttttaggactcgatatgggcactatgagtttctggtcatgccgtttgggctgacgaacgcaccggcagtttttatggatttgatgaatcgggtgtgcaaaccgtacctggacaagtttgttatagtcttcatcgacgacatcctgatctattctaagagcaaagaggaacacgaacaacatctacgacttattctggaactccttcggaaggaacagctttacgcaaaattctcgaaatgcgacttctggcttcgtgaagtccatttcctagggcatgtggtgaacaaggatgggattcacgttgatccatccaaagtggaatctattaagaactggcctgcgcctcgtacaccaaaggagattcgccaattcttgggattggcaggttactaccggagattcattaaggatttttctaaaatcgcgcagcctctcaccttgctAACACAAAAAGGCGTTGTTTATagttggggaaatgcacaagagctagcttttcagcatctaaaggatagactctgtagtgcacctatcctttcactgccagagggcacagaagattttgtggtttactgtgatgcatcaattcaaggtcttggttgtgtattgatgcaacgagataaagtcatagcttacgcctcgcgacaacttaaagttcatgagaagaactacacgacacatgatttagagctgggagctgttgttttcgcactcaagttatggcggcattacctgtacggaaccaagtgcgccatctacaccgaccacagaagtttagaacacatattcaagcagaaggaactgaatatgcggcagcgacgatgggtcgaactgctgaatgattacgagtgctctatcaggtatcacccgggcaaggccaatgtagtggcggacgccctcagtcgaaaggacactacgcctaagcgtgtaagagctttacaactcacgatccattctagtctaccttcgcaaatacgagctgctcagatagaagcactgaaaccagaaaacagtagagctgaagctctacgcgggtcaaggcaacgtttAGAGCAGAAGGAAgatggtgcttattatgtaacagggcgcatctgggtcccgcactatggcgatttacgagaacttgtgatggatgaagcgcacaaatctcgctactcggtacaccctggttcggacaagatgtaccacgatatcaaaactacgtattggtggcctagcatgaaggcccacatagcaacttacgtcagcaagtgtttgacttgtgcgcgagtcaagacggaatatcagaaaccttcaggcctacttcagcaaccagagataccacaatggaaatgggagcaaatttccatggatttcgttactggcctacctagatcacagcgcggaaacgatactatctgggtgatcgtggatcgactcacaaaatccgcacactttttggcaatcaaggaaacagataaattctccactctggcggaaatatacctcaaggaagttgtttcgaggcacggggtgcccatctctatcatctctgatcgagatgcacgttttacttcggaactgtggcaggcaatgcacaagtcttttggctcacgtcttgatatgagcacagcgtatcacccacagacggacgggcagtccgagcgcactatccagacattagaagacatgcttcgcgcttgtgtaatcgactttggcaacagctgggaaaggcatctgccactcgtagaattctcgtacaataacagctaccacactagcattaaagctgctccgtttgaggcattgtacggacgtaaatgccggtcacctctttgttgggcagaggtgggggatagtcaaatcactggtccagaacatgtggtagacactactgagcggattgctcaaatacgacaacgcatggcggccgcttgtgaccgtcagaaggcatacgccgataagggcaggaaaccacttgagctccaggttggggagcgggttttactcaaagtttcaccctggaagggtgtggttcgttttggtaaacgcggcaaactcaacccacggtacgttggacctttcgaaattcttgagaaaataggcaaggtggcctacagactgaaattaccagcagaactcggggcagttcacaacgttttccatgtgtcaaatctgaagaagtgtctgtcagatgagacgcacgtagttcctctgaaggaactcacgatcgacgaacagttgaaattcgtcgaagaacctgtcgagatcacggaccgggatgttaaggtcctcaagagcactagaatacctcttgttcgagttcgttggaactcacgtcgcggcccagagtttacctgggagcgcgaagatcggatgaaacaaaagtatccccaactgtttaagaacagtacaaacgctactgaggttgaagctacggaatttcgggacgaaattccagatcaacggggggtggatgtgacaccccaggaaaaccgggaaaaccatgcaacttgactagcttcctcagtgagtgccgtcaaatttcgggacgaaatttctttcaacttggggatgatgtgacaactcgaaatctagaacctttcgttgtaacttgcttgtacgttatgtgactagttaaaatgataacgtgaacctttttatgtgataagtgctttgttacgtgtgtattgtatatatttgtgtacgtgctatatgtgaaccgagaacccgacacgaaacaacaaagaacccgactcgagaccaagaggtctcgagtgactagtaatcggttttggaattgggccgagaacctttggccggttgggcctttaggccgtgaacccccactcgaaacccactaagggtgcacacatttggaacttgactatatataccataccttagttagtttttgccatttgttgaacattagaacacacacacacttctatcttctctcccactagaactctagcacacaaacacatctccaagactctcggatccactcggttgacacaagaaactctcggatttggactttggatcggcacacacacacacatcaccaaccggttagtatttttatggttaattttGTTGTGCTTTGTGAtgtatgataaaatgcatgaaatgatgtttattattagtatttcttgatgatcattgttgaatgcttagtgatagtatgttcatgttatgcTTGTGCTTAAATAGATGTATGAAAGAGATGATGTTTTATGGGTGTTAAAAAGtttagtgttggaatgtgttcatgtgttaaatagagtttaaactactagatttgatgattcatgaaatcggtttacatatgtcatgaaatcggcTAAGGAATATGTTTGTCatgttaggatgcatgctagtaaattgtatcttgatggttggggttgatataagtgttgaaaatgctatgaacttgatgaatatatgctttgaatgtatgaagaacactatgaatgatagttgaagattgaaaacccttgtgattttgatccatctttgactaatagcctgattaggaaatatgttagtggaattctattggttatttccggatttgggcctgattatattgtaccactaatctgactacacctgcatcaacacgtgaacatgaaaacgacagcttaccgactcgcaatcacccgttgcgactcgcaaccacagcgtgatgactcgagaccacgcggttgcgactcgcaaccatatcaggacaagccgaaaccacaggttacgagtcccgttgcgactcgagacctcagcatgatgaaccgaaaccatggttgcgacaccggttgcgactcgcaaccatccatgatcaacatacagcatgactcgagaccatgcttgcgagtccggttgcgactcgagaccacactttgggccttagttaatgagccagactgatgggcttctgtgttaactgcttttacgtgttagggcctaagtagttgggctgaacttgtgaaccgtatgtgctactgttgactgttaactgttactgctaaacgtgcttgccaaacgtgttgaacatttgtgcactacttggttcgaatctgattatacgtgatatccgtgttaggacgttattgactacttgcgacttgattgactttctgtgactaaccgccgagcaaaccaaggtgagttcacaccctttacaaagcatgggattccctgggttgggaacggggttaaggaacgtggttcctcgtctaccttgggtaggacgtcagtggttcaggaatgtgattcctcgtccggatggacggataaacgtactagactaaaactctatcacgaagtccctcctttttgtatcgactaatcgccgggccaatggcgagcgggtcattagttagatagcgctatttaggtctgacaagcctcacaccgtgccgcagaggacgggcgtgaactaatggatctggggcacgtcaatgatgatagacattgatgttttcagggcacataaacatgactacagtcagcaatcgatacggtagcgagtctagtatacacatggggtagcccccacggctggagagccagatgatgtacatggggtagcccccacggccgaaatgcctgataactacatggggtagcccccacggccggagtgccggagtaactgggaatgaactggtcacgtctttttaaaatatggggtaacccccacggcaggatgccagataaagtaaactgttttcggaacaactaaaacgaacgcccacccgtgaactcactcaactagttgttgactcgttactacatgctttgcaggaccataggtacttagctggagcgtgcatggaggaggatcgttgtgggacagggattgctacaagaccatgataaacttgaaacttttggaacttatgttataactttaaacttatgcttccgcttgcaacttaaacttatttgttttgaaacactaatcgtgatggttaaacttttataactacttatttgcttgttcagtatgattggtggctggttcctggtcagtcacgcctccaagcggtagtactccgcaggtgaaattttgggggtgtgacaccagttCAGTTGACCACCCGAAATTGGGTCGTTCTTCGCTAAACAATGTTGATGAGGAGACTCGTTCGGATGACAGTTGTGGGGAAGATACGAATGTTGGAGTTGAACCTACGGCATCATCCTAATTTGTTATCAATTATGTATTACATGTATTTATTTGTGATTTTATTATTACCCACTTAACATAATGTAATTTTATTACTACCCATTTAACTTACAATATTAATATTAATGCCTAACTtacaatatgcacatgtgcatacatatcGACCAGTTGTATCTAACAGTTGAATcatcttgtttattgatataccattgtttattattatacatgttactaatattaatataaaaCCGTTTGTTATGCCTTATATATAACTATACCCATTTGTAATACATTACATACTACACTGTACGTTATACAACTTTATGCacgtgttacaccaaaacttgtttattttttttaaaaatatctactcggcgtttttttgattttttttgcccaaaacccttaaaaacatgtatataacatgtataaattttttcaaaaaaaaaacatcgggagctttgagtttcccgggttttctaaattaaagtgggttttctatacatccttccctatatatatatatatatatagggagaagatcatgcgagaaccacctcttattgcgagaaccgcgagaaccaatgtgaacacatggcaaattTGTAATTAAGTGACATTTAATCAAAAAAACACGCTCTCCTCTTATTTCAGCCCCTGCTCTCCTCTTATTTCATCACCTGTTCACCATCGTCATTCAAAATCTAGGGTTTCGCTGGAGATTTTGCTTAATCGGCGACGAAGAACTACGGCGGTGAGTTTCATGGCGGCGATCTTACAGGGGATTCGATTGGGATACTGATTACGGCGTTGGGATACTGATTTCGGCTACACATGGCTTCGCCTGATTCATCTCGTGTTGGAGTTGAACCTACGGCATCTGAAGGTTTTAGTTTTCGAATCCAATTCAGATGTTTATGCTATGATTTCAATTTATGATTTGCCCTTGATTCGAATCTCGTTTTGAAAGATTATTTGGTTGTTCGGGAATCGAAACAAGTTGCAATGACAGGACGATGGCTGCTGTAAGTAATTCAATTTTACATATAGCATACTCTAGCATAAAGACACAATTGCAGGGATGGTAGTCAGGTCTCAACAGGCAGTATTTGTACAGTTTTGGTTGGTAGTGCTGTATATTTAGGTAGAGATGGTAAGTTATATGATTCGATATTGGCCACAAACAAAGTTATAGCAAGTAGATCATCCGATGAGCTTAGTAAGTTATTACCAAAAACAAATTCGTGTACTAATATAGTGAGATCTATGTCTACCGATGATTCACTGATTAAGTACAGTTTCGGTTGGTAGTGCTGTATATTTAGGTAGAGATGGTAAGTTATATGATTCTATATTGGCCACAAACAAAGTTATAGCAAGTAGATCATCCGATGAGCTTAGTAAGTTATTACCAAAAACAAATTTGTGTACTAATTTAGTGAGATCTACGTCTACCGATGATTCACTGATTAAGAAAAGAATCTCTATGAGGAAGCGTTTCTTAAAGTTCAAAGAACGGGCCATCACTCTTAAGTTTAAAGCATTTCAGTATTCCTGGAAGGAATCTCTCCGCTTGCTCTCCGTAAGATCCGGTGCAAAGTCGCAGAAGAAGTTTGAATCGATCTCTCGCTTGGGATATATCGATTCTCAAAAGCACCGTATATCTAACCATTCTCGTTCATCTACTCCTGGTAAGAAATGATTGATATACGGATATACCAATTTCAggttattataatattaagttTTGCAAGTTCTAAAATTTTACTTTATATGTAGGTGGATGTTTGCGTCTGGTTCCAACGAAAGAGGTAGTTGAGTATGTGAACAAGATGCTTTTAGATTCACGTGTCAAGACCTACAGGAACATACAGAAGATGCCGACGTTTATATTAGACAAGAGGGAACGAATGGGCTCTAGGTTTATTTCGGATAATGGATTAGTGGAGGACCCTATTGATGTTGAAAAGCAAAGGGCCGTTGTTAATCTATGGACCGAAGAAGATAGACAAATGTTATTAGATAATTATGCTTTGTTTggcaaaaacttcaaaaagattGCATCTTTTTTTCAACACAAAACAGTTGCTGAATGTGTTGAGTTCTATTACAAGAATCACAAGTCTGAGAGTTTCCAAAAAAACAAAGAAGAATTCAAAATTTTGCGAAAGGGAAGTCGTGTGATGTTAATACTAACAGTACGTATTTGGTGACTCATGGGAAAAGACCAAATCGGGAAACGGGGGCCACTTCTCTCGACATGCTCGGTGCTGCTTCAGCAATGGTTGCTAATGTGAATGAACGGTCGAATGATTTTACTATCTATTGTAACGAGCAGGAAACCGTTGCAGCCGATGTGTTGGCTGGGATTTGCGGGTCGATATCATCAGAAGATTTGGGTTATTGCATTACCAGTTCAGTTGACCACCCGAAATTGGGTCGTTCTTCGCTAAACAATGTTGATGAGGAGACTCGTTCGGATGACAGTTGTGGGGAAGATACGAATGTTGGAGTTGAACCTACGGCATCATCCTAATTTGTTATCAATTATGTATTACATGTATTTATTTGTGATTTTATTATTACCCACTTAACATAATGTAATTTTATTACTACCCATTTAACTTACAATATTAATATTAATGCCTAACTtacaatatgcacatgtgcatacatatcGACCAGTTGTATCTAACAGTTGAATcatcttgtttattgatataccattgtttattattatacatgttactaatattaatataaaaCCGTTTGTTATGCCTTATATATAACTATACCCATTTGTAATACATTACATACTACACTGTACGTTATACAACTTTATGCacgtgttacaccaaaacttgtttatttttttttaaaatatctactcggcgtttttttgatttttttttgcccaaaacccttaaaaacatgtatataacatgtataaattttttcaaaaaaaaaaacatcgggagctttgagtttcccgggttttctaaattaaagtgggttttctatacatccttccctatatatatatatatatatatatatatatatatagggagaagatcatgcgagaaccacctcttattgcgacaaccgcgagaaccaatgtgaacacatggcaaattTGTAATTAAGTGACATTTAATCAAAAAAACACGCTCTCCTCTTATTTCAGCCCCTGCTCTCCTCTTATTTCATCACCTGTTCACCATCGTCATTCAAAATCTAGGGTTTCGCTGGAGATTTTGCTTAATCGGCGACGAAGAACTACGGCGGTGAGTTTCATGGCGGCGATCTTACAGGGGATTCGATTGGGATACTGATTACGGCGTTGGGATACTGATTTCGGCTACACATGGCTTCGCCTGATTCATCTCGTGTTGGAGTTGAACCTACGGCATCTGAAGGTTTTAGTTTTCGAATCCAATTCAGATGTTTATGCTATGATTTCAATTTATGATTTGCCCTTGATTCGAATCTCGTTTTGAAAGATTATTGGGTTGTTCTGGAATCGAAACAAGTTGCAATGACAGGACGATGGCTGCTGTAAGTAATTCAATTTTACATATAGCATACTCTAGCATAAAGACACAATTGCAGGGATGGTAGTCAGGTCTCAACAGGCAGTATTTGTACAGTTTTGGTTGGTAGTGCTGTATATTTAGGTAGAGATGGTAAGTTATATGATTCGATATTGGCCACAAACAAAGTTATAGCAAGTAGATCATCCGATGAGCTTAGTAAGTTATTACCAAAAACAAATTCGTGTACTAATATAGTGAGATCTATGTCTACCGATGATTCACTGATTAAGTACAGTTTCGGTTGGTAGTGCTGTATATTTAGGTAGAGATGGTAAGTTATATGATTCTATATTGGCCACAAACAAAGTTATAGCAAGTAGATCATCCGATGAGCTTAGTAAGTTATTACCAAAAACAAATTTGTGTACTAATTTAGTGAGATCTACGTCTACCGATGATTCACTGATTAAGAAAAGAATCTCTATGAGGAAGCGTTTCTTAAAGTTCAAAGAACGGGCCATCACTC
Above is a window of Helianthus annuus cultivar XRQ/B chromosome 14, HanXRQr2.0-SUNRISE, whole genome shotgun sequence DNA encoding:
- the LOC110908234 gene encoding nuclear receptor corepressor 1-like, which translates into the protein MRKRFLKFKERAITLKFKAFQYSWKESLRLLSVRSGAKSQKKFESISRLGYIDSQKHRISNHSRSSTPGGCLRLVPTKEVVEYVNKMLLDSRVKTYRNIQKMPTFILDKRERMGSRFISDNGLVEDPIDVEKQRAVVNLWTEEDRQMLLDNYALFGKNFKKIASFFQHKTVAECVEFYYKNHKSESFQKNKEEFKILRKGSRVMLILTVRIW